A DNA window from Arachis duranensis cultivar V14167 chromosome 3, aradu.V14167.gnm2.J7QH, whole genome shotgun sequence contains the following coding sequences:
- the LOC107477725 gene encoding aquaporin SIP1-2 — protein sequence MGAIKSAMGDAILTSVWVFSLSSQRIISSEISSFLGFKPFTLPSLFLSTIINSIIVFTITSIGRLLGGASFNPSSTVSSYFLGLRPDSSLSSLAIRFPAQALGGALGAKGLLSVVPPQYKILLKGPYLKVDLHTGAFAEGALVFALNLAILIIVMKGPKNPFLKVYMISLTTLTLAICGSGYTGPSMNPANAFGWAYMYNRHMNWELFYVYWICPFIGAFFAALVYKALFMSPPEMMKKQKKA from the coding sequence ATGGGGGCTATAAAATCAGCCATGGGAGATGCAATCTTAACATCAGTATGGGTCTTCAGCCTCTCATCACAAAGGATTATCTCATCAGAGATATCTTCCTTTCTTGGATTCAAACCATTCACACTTCCATCACTATTCCTCTCAACAATCATAAACTCCATCATAGTCTTCACCATAACCTCCATTGGAAGGCTCTTAGGTGGTGCAAGCTTCAACCCTTCATCCACAGTTTCATCCTACTTCTTAGGCCTAAGGCCAGATTCATCACTCTCATCATTGGCCATAAGGTTCCCTGCTCAAGCACTTGGTGGGGCCCTTGGTGCAAAAGGGTTACTTTCTGTGGTGCCCCCACAGTATAAGATTTTGCTGAAAGGTCCTTACTTGAAGGTGGATTTACACACTGGTGCTTTTGCTGAAGGAGCATTGGTTTTTGCACTTAACTTGGCTATACTCATTATTGTTATGAAGGGTCCTAAGAATCCTTTCTTGAAGGTTTATATGATTTCTTTGACAACTTTGACTTTGGCTATTTGTGGTTCTGGTTACACTGGACCTTCTATGAACCCTGCAAATGCATTTGGTTGGGCTTATATGTATAATAGGCATATGAATTGGGAGCTGTTTTATGTCTATTGGATTTGTCCTTTTATTGGGGCATTTTTTGCTGCTTTGGTTTATAAGGCTCTGTTTATGTCACCACCAGAGATGATGAAGAAGCAGAAGAAAGCTTGA